In the Desulfurispira natronophila genome, ACATCCAAAGGCATAGGGTAGATATTATTGGGCAGGTCATCAACCACGCGGATTCCCGGAGCCTTATCCAGTGCCTCTCTTGCTTGTTCTACGGTGATGGGATTTTCCGATTCAATAGTAATGGCTTCAGAGTGAGCTGATATTACCGGCACACGGACACAGGTAGAGCTGACTTTTATGCTGGGATCTCCCATGATTTTGCAAGTTTCATAAAACATCTTCATCTCTTCACGGGTATACCCATTATCCTGAGGAGTGTCGATGTGAGGTATAACGTTATGCAACAGTTGATGAGAAAACGCCTCTATGGTTAGGGGTTCGTCATTCACCAGTTGACGGGTTTGGGTTTGCAATTCGTACATTCCCTTGGCACCTGCCCCTGATGCAGACTGGTAAGAGGATACCCAAACTTTTTTTATGGGACTGATTTCATGAAGTGGTTTTAGGGCCACAACCATAATAATAGTTGTGCAGTTAGGGTTGGCAATTATTCCTTTGTGCCGGAATGCGGCTGCTGGATTAACTTCCGGTACCACCAACGGGACATCATCATCCATGCGAAAAGCAGAGCTGTTATCAATAACAACTGCACCGGCTTTGGCTGCAATGGGAGCAAACTCTTTACTGGTACTTCCTCCTGCTGAGAAGAGGGCGATATCAACATCATTAAAGGAGTCTTTGCTCAGTGCCTCTACTGTGTACTCTTTGCCGTCATATGATATTTTTTTTCCTGCTGAACGTGGTGAAGCCAATAGTTTCAGCTGGTTAATGGGAAATTTACGCTCAGCAAGAATTTCCAGAAAAATTTCGCCGACTGCACCGGTAACACCGGCGATGGCGACGTTATAAGAGCTTTTTTTTTCGAGTTGATGGCTCATGATTCCTCCATGGGTTTGTGCATTAAATAAGAATGTAGTAGAAATATACCATATTCAGCCATACAGGCAAAGTCGACTCGCAGGGACCATTTTCTTCCACTTGATTCTGCCACCTGAATGCCTTACAACCCCTTGAACTTTCAAAATACTATCCATGGAGAAACCAAATGCAAGACGATCTCGTAATATTTTCTGGGAATTCCTGTCGTGACTTGGCCCAGTCTATAGCCAATGAGTTGGGCCTCCCGCTTGGTGATGCTTTTGTAGGTCAGTTCAGTGATGGTGAAATCCGGGTCAAAATTAATGAGAATGTGCGTGGTCGTGATGTTTACATAGTGCAATCTACCAATGCGCCGGTAAACGATAACCTGATGGAACTTTTTGTGATGTGTGATGCACTGAAGCGTGCCTCGGTGCGAAGCATAACCGCCGTTGTTCCCTATTTTGGTTACGCTCGTCAGGATCGTAAGGCTGAGCCCCGTGTACCCATCACTGCCAAGATGGTTGCGGACTTGATGCAAACTGTTGGCGTCAACCGATTACTCACTATGGACCTGCACGCTGGCCAAATACAGGGTTACTTTGATATTCCTGTTGATAACCTTTATGCCATGCCAATACTGGTAGACAACTTCCGGAAAAAACAGGTTGATGAGTTGATTATTGTCAGCCCCGATGCCGGCGGCATGGAGCGGGCTCGCGGCTTTGCTAAAATGCTTAATGCCGGTTTGGCAATGATTGATAAACGCCGAACAGGGCCAAACGTTAACGAAGTCATGAATGTTATCGGAGACGTCGAAGGTAAGAATCTTGTTATTGTTGATGATATTATTGATACGGCCGGCACCATCTGCAAAGCTGTTGAGGCACTCAAAGAGCATGGAGCTAAAGACGTGTACGGTCTTTGCACCCATCCGGTTCTTAGTGGACCAGCTCTTAGCCGAATAGAAAACACTCCATTTAAGGAACTCATTGTCACGAACTCCATAGCTCTGCCGAGTGGCAAGGCAGAATGCGATAAAATACAAGTGGTATGTGTAGCCAAACTGTTTGCTGAGGCGATAAATCGCGTTTACCATGGCAAAAGCATTAGCTCACTTTTTGGATAGGCACTGATAAATTATGAAACTTCTTGTTGGGCTGGGGAATCCGGGGCCGCGATACTGCAATCATCGGCATAATATCGGTTTTATGGTAATTGAAAGACTTATACAGCAATGGCAGGCTCCAGCACCCCGTAAAAAGTTTAACGGGCTAATGACTGAAGTGCACCGGGAAAACCAAAAGGTGTTATTGCTTATGCCGCAAACCTTCATGAATCTTAGTGGAGACAGTGTCCAACAGGCAACACAGTGGTTTGACCTGCAAATGGAAGATATACTGGTCATTCAAGACGATCTTGATATGCCATTTGGCAGATTCAAGTTACGTGTAGGTGGAAGTCCCGGAGGACACAACGGTATTGCCGATATTACACGAAAATGTTCTTCGGATAAGTATGTACGCGCCAAGTGTGGTATTGGCAGACCAGCACCTGGCCAGACTGTTTACCAGCATGTCCTTTCTTCCTTCAGTACCGAAGAGTTGCCAGAGTTGCCAGATATAATAACTCATGTGGCAAAAGCAGCAGATTGCTGGGTACAAGAAGGATTAGCTGTAGCCATGAATAAGTTTAATGGAAACGTAGCCTCAATTTAGCTTCCAGCAAGACCCCAGGGATTGCTATACCCTATGTTTCTTCAGCTTTACTCTACTCCGGCACCATTGTCGGTTCTTGATGGCTGTGATAGAGTAAATTTATGTAAAAGGAGGTTATTTATGAAAGCAGTACTCATGGATGGATTTGGTGGACTGGATGTTTTGAGCGTTGGTGAAGCCCCAATGCCGGAACCCAAAGAGGGCCAGGTCCTTATTAAAGTAGTTGCAACTTCAGTAAACCGCCCAGACCTAGTACAAAGAGAGGGTAACTACCCCCCACCACCTGGGGACTCCGAAATATTAGGTCTTGAAGTTGCAGGAACTATTGTTGAAGTTAACGGTGATGTTGGGAACTGGAAAATTGGCGACCGAGTAATGACACTGGTTGGCGGTGGAGGATATGCCGAGTATGCCGTAGCTTACGCCTCTCACTTGATACCTGTGCCACAAAACATGACCTATGAAGAAGCTGCGTGTGTATGCGAATCGTACATTACGGCGTATCTTAATATATTTATGATTGGCGGACTGCAGGATAATCAAACTGCGATACTCCATGGTGGCGGAGGTGGCGTTAACACTGCTGGGATACAGCTTTGCAAAGCTTTGCTGCCTGACGCCAACATTATAGTTACCGCTTCTGGAAAGAAACTTGACCGAGTAAAAGAGCTAGGGGCTGATCTGGTAATTAATTACGAGGAAACCACGAATTTTGCTGACATTATAAAGGAGTACACTAACAAAAAAGGGGTTGATGTTATACTCGATCATATTGGTGCCAAGTATCTTGAGCCTAATATGAAGTCACTGGGTTACAAGGGCCGCTTGGTGATAATCGGTGTAACCAGTGGAATAAAGGCTGAGCTTAACTTGGCACTGATGATGGTCAAGCGGCAACAGATAATTGGATCCGTTTTACGCTCACGGCCGGTAGGTGAAAAAGGGGAAATTGTTACCCAGTTTACAAGGCACGCCCTTCCAAAATTTTCCGATCGCACCATTCAGCCTATCATTCACAAGGTTTTCTCCATAGATGATGTTGTTGAAGCACATCGTACCATGGAAGAAGATAGCCACTTTGGGAAAATTGTACTTAAGATAAGTGAAGGCTAACTTGCTGTTATAACTTTGAGTGATATGCCCACTAGCCCAGTCAACTTTCCTCCGAAAGTAAATAATTTGCTAACTGGAGGAAAGTGACTGGATATTATTATAATGCGGATCCTCAACACTTTTCAGTGCGCTTATTAGTAAGCTAACACTTTTGCAAGCAGAGACCACGGGCGATATCAGCAATCATAACCCGCGACTAACTGCCATGAAGCAACATTCTTAAGTGCAAATTACATAAGTGCTTTGATTGCACTACTGTTCAGAAGTGAATTTAGTCAATTGGAGAAAAATACTTACCACTTTGCTTGCCTTTGTGAGTTTGCATATGCTAACGATTATCCATTTAGTATTAAAAAAATATAACGGAGCTTATCAGTGTCAGAGGTTTTTATAGGAAGGCAGCCGATTATCGATAGTGATCAGAAAGAAATAGCCTATGAGCTCTTCTTTCGGCAAGGAATGATGAATAAGGCTATAATCTCTGATGAAAAAATTGTGAATGCTAAAATGGTAGCAAATATTTTGGGTAACTTTGGTATTAAGAAAACTCTTGGGGATAAAGCAGGCTTTATTAATGTCGATAACTCCTTTTTTTTGCAAGACTTTGTTGATCTTATACCCAAAGATAAACTTATTCTTGAGATTTTAGCCAAAACCGACGTTGATGAAAACTTTTTAGCTAAAATGGACTCTTACAAAAAAAGTGGTTTCCTATTTGCGCTTGGTGATTTTGAGTTTGAAAACTGGTACATAGAGCGCTTTGGCCCACTTATTAAAAAAGCTAACTTCATTAAAATTGATGTACAAAAAACTTCCTTATCACGCCTGGAAAGCAAAATGCCTATTTTGCGCAAATTACCAGCCAAGATAATTGCTGAAAAAGTTGAAACCTGGGATACCTTTGAATATTGTCGCAAGTTTGGGTTTGATTTCTTTCAAGGATATTTTTACGCACAACCTGAGGTGTTACGCTGCGAGGAATTTACTCCAGCAAAAGGTCCTATACTTCGACTTATAAGGTTATTAAATCAAAGCAGCGATGTGGAAACAATTGCAGCTCACTTCAAGTATCAACCCGAACTCAGCTTTACCCTTTTACGCTACATGAACTCTGGCGCCATGAATTTTACCAGCCCCATACGCTCGATTGGACATGCTATTTCACTATTGGGCCTTAAAAAACTTAAAAGCTGGCTCATGTTAATGAATTTTGCCTATCCGGAGTCCAGTGCATCAGTTCAGAAAAAAGAGGACTCCCTCTATGAAAACATCCTGCTACGTGCCAAACTTACTGAAGAGCTAGTAAAGCGTTACCGAGATGGTCAGTATGCTAAAGTAGCAGATTCGGCTTACTTTGTTGGATTACTTTCTCGGGCTGAAGAGGCATTGAAAATCCCATGTGAAGAGATATTGAGAAACATATTAATTCCACCAGATATGTCTGCTGCAGTGCTAAAATACAAGGGTGTACTGGGGAAAATACTTTACGCTGTTATATGCGAAGAAAAACGAAACCATGCAGAAATGTATGATATTCTGGAAAGTCTTGGCATTTCACCTGTAGTTTTCGACGAAGCAATGAATGCCAGTCATGAGTGGCTGAATGAAAAAATGAATCAGAGTTAAATTCGAAGTATAACTTACGTCAGCAAATTCGTTTTCAGTATATGCTGCGCATGTCCTTTACAGTAAACTCTCATGATTCATCAGTTTAACAATTGCTTTCATCACAGCAAAGTATGTACTGGATTTTCATGGCAGTAATCTTTTGCACCCTAAATTTAAGTGCATAAGGCAAAAAAAGACAAGATCACTTTTTCAGTCCATAATTTCATTAAAATAAGTTCTTAAGCAATTAGTGACGTATTTCTGATCTTCTAATGATAGTGTTGGAAAGATCGGCAGGCTCAGGCTACGATTATAGTGATCCATAGCACCCGGGAAATCTCCAGGTTTGTAACCGTAGCGCTTGACGTAGTATGGTTGAGTATGCACGGGGATATAATGAACGTTGACGCCGATAGCACAAGAACGTAAATATTCAAAAATTTTACGCCTTATATGTTGTTTATGTGGTTGAACCTTTGCTACATATAGGTGCCATGAGCCTCTGTCCTCTGTTTTATGCCCTGGTAACTCCAGGGGCAAATCAGATAATTCAGAGTGGTATATTGCGGCAATTTCACGGCGGTGTTCCAGGTTTTTTTTCAGGCGATGCAATTGGCTTGCGCCCAAGGCAGCCTGAATGTCAGTCATGCGGTAATTGTAACCAAGGTCATGCTGTTCATAATACCATGGGCCGTGCGATTGACTCACTAGCTCTGCTGGATCTCTTGTAACTCCGTGACTGCGTAGTTTCTTCATTTTCCTGTAGAGTTCACTACTCTGGGTCAGGAGAGCACCCCCCTCACCAGTAGTAATAATTTTCACCGGATGAAAACTGAATACCGTTACATCGCTATAGCAACAACTACCCACAGGTGACCCCTTGTAATGGGCACCAATGGCATGGGATGCGTCTTCGATTACTTTTACACCATAATATTCTGCAACTCTGGAAATTGATTCCATATCGCAAGAAAAACCGGCAAAGTGAACTGGCACAATAATCCGGGGAAGTTTGTTTGTTCGTTGTGCTTCCTGCAGCTTTACTTGCAGTGCAGCTGGGCACATATTAGCTGTTTGTGGGTTAATATCGACAAAATCAACTTCTGCGCTGCAGTAACGAGCACAATTGGCGCTTGCTACAAATGTATTTGGTACGGTCCAGAGCCAATCACCATCCTTCAACCCGAGCGCCTGGCAAGCAAGATGAAGAGCTGATGTAGCGCTGTTCGTAACAAGCGAATAGGATGCTCCGGTTGTTACAGAGAGCATAGACTCAAAGTACTCAACCGCAGGTCCTTGAGTAATCAAGTCTGATTGCAACACGGTGAGTACGGCATCAATATCCTCATTTATGACATTCTGACGCCCATAGGGAATCATAACAGTTCATTCCTCTGCAACCAATTTTATGTTATTGGCAAGTTATCAGTATACCAACAAGTTGTATGCAAACTAGAGTATCGTTTTGCCAGTAAGAAAAAAGCGGAAGGAGAAACATACCTTCCGCTTTATTGAGTACTCCCGATTTATTGGGGCATCATCATAGGTTGCTGCATCTGTTGTTGCAGTTGCGGTGTACCGGAGGGAAATGCTTGATACTGCTGAATTACCGGCAGCTGCCCAGGCTGAATAACCTCAACTGGCTTGTACATTTTGCGTTTTTCATAGCGAACTACCGGCATATAAACCTCTACCTCATGATAGCCTGTTTGTGGCTGATAGGAGTAAGTGGTAATGTTTTGTGGTTGCTGATGAAACTGTTGTTGCTGCGGCATCTGATAACCATATCCATGAAACTGACCCTGCATACCGTAGCCGCCATAATGCTGCAT is a window encoding:
- a CDS encoding aspartate-semialdehyde dehydrogenase, producing the protein MSHQLEKKSSYNVAIAGVTGAVGEIFLEILAERKFPINQLKLLASPRSAGKKISYDGKEYTVEALSKDSFNDVDIALFSAGGSTSKEFAPIAAKAGAVVIDNSSAFRMDDDVPLVVPEVNPAAAFRHKGIIANPNCTTIIMVVALKPLHEISPIKKVWVSSYQSASGAGAKGMYELQTQTRQLVNDEPLTIEAFSHQLLHNVIPHIDTPQDNGYTREEMKMFYETCKIMGDPSIKVSSTCVRVPVISAHSEAITIESENPITVEQAREALDKAPGIRVVDDLPNNIYPMPLDVAGKDDCEVGRIRKDLASENGLTFWVVGDQLRKGAALNAVQIAELLISK
- a CDS encoding ribose-phosphate diphosphokinase, which gives rise to MQDDLVIFSGNSCRDLAQSIANELGLPLGDAFVGQFSDGEIRVKINENVRGRDVYIVQSTNAPVNDNLMELFVMCDALKRASVRSITAVVPYFGYARQDRKAEPRVPITAKMVADLMQTVGVNRLLTMDLHAGQIQGYFDIPVDNLYAMPILVDNFRKKQVDELIIVSPDAGGMERARGFAKMLNAGLAMIDKRRTGPNVNEVMNVIGDVEGKNLVIVDDIIDTAGTICKAVEALKEHGAKDVYGLCTHPVLSGPALSRIENTPFKELIVTNSIALPSGKAECDKIQVVCVAKLFAEAINRVYHGKSISSLFG
- the pth gene encoding aminoacyl-tRNA hydrolase, whose amino-acid sequence is MKLLVGLGNPGPRYCNHRHNIGFMVIERLIQQWQAPAPRKKFNGLMTEVHRENQKVLLLMPQTFMNLSGDSVQQATQWFDLQMEDILVIQDDLDMPFGRFKLRVGGSPGGHNGIADITRKCSSDKYVRAKCGIGRPAPGQTVYQHVLSSFSTEELPELPDIITHVAKAADCWVQEGLAVAMNKFNGNVASI
- a CDS encoding NAD(P)H-quinone oxidoreductase, with product MKAVLMDGFGGLDVLSVGEAPMPEPKEGQVLIKVVATSVNRPDLVQREGNYPPPPGDSEILGLEVAGTIVEVNGDVGNWKIGDRVMTLVGGGGYAEYAVAYASHLIPVPQNMTYEEAACVCESYITAYLNIFMIGGLQDNQTAILHGGGGGVNTAGIQLCKALLPDANIIVTASGKKLDRVKELGADLVINYEETTNFADIIKEYTNKKGVDVILDHIGAKYLEPNMKSLGYKGRLVIIGVTSGIKAELNLALMMVKRQQIIGSVLRSRPVGEKGEIVTQFTRHALPKFSDRTIQPIIHKVFSIDDVVEAHRTMEEDSHFGKIVLKISEG
- a CDS encoding EAL domain-containing protein, with amino-acid sequence MSEVFIGRQPIIDSDQKEIAYELFFRQGMMNKAIISDEKIVNAKMVANILGNFGIKKTLGDKAGFINVDNSFFLQDFVDLIPKDKLILEILAKTDVDENFLAKMDSYKKSGFLFALGDFEFENWYIERFGPLIKKANFIKIDVQKTSLSRLESKMPILRKLPAKIIAEKVETWDTFEYCRKFGFDFFQGYFYAQPEVLRCEEFTPAKGPILRLIRLLNQSSDVETIAAHFKYQPELSFTLLRYMNSGAMNFTSPIRSIGHAISLLGLKKLKSWLMLMNFAYPESSASVQKKEDSLYENILLRAKLTEELVKRYRDGQYAKVADSAYFVGLLSRAEEALKIPCEEILRNILIPPDMSAAVLKYKGVLGKILYAVICEEKRNHAEMYDILESLGISPVVFDEAMNASHEWLNEKMNQS
- the pseC gene encoding UDP-4-amino-4,6-dideoxy-N-acetyl-beta-L-altrosamine transaminase encodes the protein MIPYGRQNVINEDIDAVLTVLQSDLITQGPAVEYFESMLSVTTGASYSLVTNSATSALHLACQALGLKDGDWLWTVPNTFVASANCARYCSAEVDFVDINPQTANMCPAALQVKLQEAQRTNKLPRIIVPVHFAGFSCDMESISRVAEYYGVKVIEDASHAIGAHYKGSPVGSCCYSDVTVFSFHPVKIITTGEGGALLTQSSELYRKMKKLRSHGVTRDPAELVSQSHGPWYYEQHDLGYNYRMTDIQAALGASQLHRLKKNLEHRREIAAIYHSELSDLPLELPGHKTEDRGSWHLYVAKVQPHKQHIRRKIFEYLRSCAIGVNVHYIPVHTQPYYVKRYGYKPGDFPGAMDHYNRSLSLPIFPTLSLEDQKYVTNCLRTYFNEIMD